One Pectobacterium polaris DNA window includes the following coding sequences:
- a CDS encoding class I SAM-dependent methyltransferase: MTNATEESRNWFSSGGESYARYRPQYPPELAEYLSSLAPNTQNALDVGCGTGQLTRQLAEHFDAVKGIDPSASQLGNAVAHHRIDYTCSPAENLPGQPLSYSLITAAQAAHWFKLDAFYQEVRRVAVPQGILALISYGVMQLDDDLNDRFRQFYYEEIGPFWPAERHLVDNGYRDIPFPFDEIAAPPLNIRLEWPLDALIGYISTWSAVASAREAGREEMLCRFYEDIATLWGTPTTCRPILWPINMRIGRIEK; this comes from the coding sequence ATGACTAACGCAACCGAAGAAAGCAGGAACTGGTTTTCCTCAGGTGGAGAGAGCTATGCTCGCTACCGACCGCAATATCCGCCCGAACTGGCAGAATACCTTTCCAGCCTCGCACCAAATACCCAAAACGCGCTGGATGTGGGATGCGGGACTGGGCAGCTTACGCGACAGTTGGCTGAACATTTCGACGCAGTAAAAGGTATCGATCCCAGCGCGAGTCAGCTAGGCAACGCCGTTGCACACCATCGTATCGACTACACATGTTCCCCCGCAGAAAATTTGCCCGGACAGCCACTCTCTTACAGCTTGATTACCGCAGCGCAGGCCGCGCACTGGTTCAAGTTGGACGCGTTTTATCAGGAAGTCCGCAGAGTGGCAGTCCCTCAGGGAATATTGGCTCTCATCAGCTATGGCGTTATGCAGCTTGATGACGATCTGAACGACAGATTTCGTCAGTTTTATTACGAAGAGATTGGCCCGTTTTGGCCTGCTGAACGCCACCTGGTTGACAATGGATATCGAGACATCCCTTTTCCCTTTGATGAAATTGCCGCGCCTCCCCTGAACATCCGCCTTGAATGGCCGCTAGACGCCCTAATTGGCTATATTTCGACCTGGTCTGCCGTCGCCAGTGCCCGAGAAGCAGGGCGAGAGGAAATGCTGTGCCGTTTTTATGAAGACATTGCGACGCTCTGGGGAACGCCGACAACATGCCGACCGATTCTATGGCCGATTAACATGCGCATTGGGAGAATTGAAAAGTGA
- the mqo gene encoding malate dehydrogenase (quinone) — translation MKKLLAMFFCLSVVVNAPLVMAEDAKTTEKTTDVVLIGGGIMSSTLGVYLQELQPDWSIDMVERMDNVAEESSNGWNNAGTGHSAFMELNYTPDNPDGPINISKALEITEAFEVSRQFWSYQVKNGVLNNPHSFINSVPHISFVWGDENTTFLKHRYDAMQHSTLYRGMEFSDDPNTIKEWAPLVMEGRDPAQKIAATRMPIGTDVNYGEITRQLVGAMKTKPNFALHLNSEVRDIKRNADNSWSVTYADLKNGEKESVIKAKFVFIGAGGAALQLLQKSGIPEADLYGGFPVGGEFLVTENPEIVKRHMAKVYGKASVGAPPMSVPHLDTRIFDGKPVLLFGPFATFSSKFLKNGSLWDLIGSVTFSNVMPMTHVGLDNFDLVKYLVGQVMMDDDDRFASLQEYFPNAKKEDWRLTIAGQRVQVIKKDDDKGGVLKLGTEIVSSQDGSIAALLGASPGASTAAPIMLSLLEKVFKDKVATPEWQGKLKEIIPSYGQKLDGNIEMTNKIRSYTSSTLDLDYIEVKPE, via the coding sequence ATGAAAAAACTACTTGCTATGTTCTTCTGCCTCAGCGTGGTGGTTAACGCCCCACTGGTGATGGCTGAAGATGCTAAAACGACAGAGAAGACAACGGATGTGGTACTGATCGGCGGGGGCATTATGAGCTCTACGCTGGGCGTGTATTTACAGGAGCTGCAACCAGACTGGTCTATCGACATGGTTGAGCGGATGGATAACGTGGCGGAAGAGAGCTCTAACGGCTGGAATAATGCCGGTACGGGTCACTCTGCTTTCATGGAACTCAACTACACGCCGGATAATCCCGACGGCCCCATCAATATCAGCAAAGCGCTGGAAATTACCGAAGCGTTTGAAGTCTCTCGCCAGTTTTGGTCCTATCAGGTGAAAAACGGCGTGCTGAATAATCCGCACTCCTTCATTAACAGTGTGCCGCACATCAGCTTTGTCTGGGGTGACGAGAACACAACCTTCCTGAAACATCGTTATGACGCGATGCAGCACAGCACGCTGTACCGTGGCATGGAGTTCTCTGACGATCCTAATACGATCAAAGAGTGGGCGCCGTTGGTGATGGAAGGTCGCGATCCAGCTCAGAAGATTGCAGCGACTCGTATGCCTATCGGCACCGACGTGAACTACGGCGAAATTACGCGTCAGTTGGTTGGTGCAATGAAAACCAAACCCAACTTTGCGCTGCACCTGAATTCAGAAGTGCGTGATATCAAACGTAATGCGGACAACAGCTGGAGCGTGACTTACGCCGATCTGAAGAACGGCGAGAAAGAAAGCGTGATTAAGGCGAAGTTTGTCTTTATCGGTGCGGGTGGGGCGGCACTGCAACTGTTGCAGAAATCCGGCATTCCTGAGGCCGATCTGTACGGTGGCTTCCCGGTTGGTGGCGAATTCCTGGTGACAGAAAACCCGGAAATCGTGAAGCGCCACATGGCGAAAGTTTACGGTAAAGCCTCGGTCGGTGCGCCACCGATGTCCGTTCCTCATCTGGATACCCGTATTTTTGACGGTAAGCCAGTGCTGCTGTTCGGGCCGTTTGCCACCTTCTCCAGTAAGTTCCTGAAAAATGGTTCTCTGTGGGATCTGATCGGTTCCGTGACGTTCTCCAACGTGATGCCGATGACGCACGTCGGTCTGGATAACTTCGATCTGGTGAAGTATCTGGTTGGTCAGGTCATGATGGATGACGACGATCGTTTCGCTTCGTTGCAGGAATACTTCCCGAACGCGAAGAAAGAAGACTGGAGACTGACGATTGCTGGCCAGCGCGTTCAGGTTATCAAGAAAGATGATGACAAAGGCGGCGTGCTGAAGCTGGGTACGGAGATTGTCAGTTCCCAAGATGGCTCGATTGCCGCGCTGCTGGGTGCCTCTCCGGGCGCGTCTACCGCCGCGCCGATTATGCTGAGCCTGCTGGAAAAAGTGTTTAAAGATAAAGTTGCGACGCCAGAATGGCAGGGCAAACTGAAAGAGATCATTCCATCTTATGGTCAGAAGCTGGACGGTAATATTGAAATGACCAATAAAATCCGCAGCTATACCAGCAGCACGCTGGACCTGGACTATATTGAGGTTAAGCCTGAGTAA
- a CDS encoding Csu type fimbrial protein codes for MLTPIPKIQHFFPANRRAARWLRLAFLSMALYYAPFSYAACTTPPSSTTLGPYASSVVGVNGTPQIVTSGSGFRCTGSVLSLASTNTITVTILDDSNPSDTAMRMRRGASTDYVPYSLCIDSSCGTLYNIGSTYTWSRTTFLGILGLFNSADGSIPIYIRTSIGNNVAAGTYTDTVTIKWDYRLCSLGALGLCVYEQGTTTSTLNITMNITNDCQITSAPNISFGTAAFPADFAAVNNNLGVRCTLLGAYTVKLVSTHPDDANWRRMTATVGGTPYYLQYQLYRTGNIAWTETNDYSGAGTGITQNIPYTARINASQASKPEGAYKDTVTINVTIN; via the coding sequence ATGCTGACCCCGATACCGAAAATCCAGCACTTCTTCCCTGCCAACCGGCGAGCTGCCCGTTGGCTACGTCTGGCCTTCCTGTCGATGGCGCTGTATTACGCGCCCTTTAGCTACGCCGCCTGCACGACGCCACCGAGTTCCACTACGCTGGGGCCTTATGCCTCTTCCGTTGTCGGCGTTAACGGGACACCCCAGATCGTGACATCAGGCAGTGGATTCCGCTGTACAGGGAGTGTGTTGAGTTTAGCCAGTACCAATACGATTACCGTCACAATACTCGATGACAGTAACCCCAGCGATACCGCCATGCGGATGCGCAGAGGGGCGAGCACAGACTACGTTCCCTATAGTCTGTGTATCGATTCTAGCTGCGGGACGCTCTATAACATCGGTTCAACTTACACCTGGTCTCGGACTACGTTTCTGGGCATCTTAGGTCTGTTCAATTCAGCGGATGGCTCCATACCGATCTATATCCGCACCAGTATCGGCAACAACGTTGCCGCTGGAACCTATACCGATACGGTGACCATCAAGTGGGATTATCGACTTTGTTCGCTGGGGGCATTAGGTCTTTGCGTTTACGAACAGGGAACAACCACCTCAACCCTCAATATCACCATGAACATCACCAATGATTGCCAGATCACCAGCGCGCCGAATATCAGTTTTGGTACGGCGGCGTTCCCTGCCGATTTTGCGGCGGTCAACAATAACCTCGGCGTTCGCTGTACGCTGCTGGGTGCCTATACCGTCAAGCTGGTCAGTACCCACCCCGACGATGCCAACTGGCGTAGAATGACGGCCACCGTCGGCGGCACGCCTTACTATTTGCAATATCAGCTCTACCGCACGGGGAACATCGCCTGGACCGAGACTAACGATTACAGCGGGGCGGGGACGGGGATCACACAGAATATCCCATATACCGCCCGAATTAACGCCAGTCAGGCCAGCAAGCCGGAGGGCGCGTATAAAGATACCGTCACGATTAACGTCACGATCAACTAG
- a CDS encoding fimbria/pilus outer membrane usher protein, whose translation MKSKTGMFPLLIYAPFTLFYSATILAEDYTDLPPPPSAMPSLSESVYYLTISVNGQSDNLVVPVTYREGNYYVDAATLRSNHVRLSEQSVGLVNVSALPEVTADYDQAIQQLKITVPTLWLPEQSVEGGGQDMMRFPARSSPGLLFNYNLYYTSPRGNSDSLNSWMEQRFFSPYGTLSNTGVYYFTSGSDTAQQDGYQRFDTYWRYNDNERMLTYQVGDLISNSLTWSNSVRMGGLRVARNFGLRPDIVTYPMLQYTGTAAVPSTLDLFINGYKANSTSLNAGPFTLTNTPYLNGAGEATVITTDAQGRQISTTIPFYVSNALLREGLSDFDLSVGVLRQDYGIKNNAYTDDPAVSGIYRYGLTNKLTVSVHGEAVQDLYLLGAGADFTLGRWGTLSSSYSQSEKEATGHQYTTGYSYYASAFGLNVQHAKRSEEYRDLTAVLAEGRLSRESYQATLSSQLFGEGNGSFGVGYFDIRAYDSTRTRLLNFSFSRQVWQDSSIYLAFNKALGENGYSAQIQFVMPFGTNGSINAGVQRDNNGDYSPRVGVNRTAPTEGGLGWNAAYGAGENPYHQGSLNWRGPYAMVAGGTYGNEGNTTQWGELSGSLIYMNGGLFASNRINDAFIVVDTEGYPDVPVKYENQLVGKTNKRGHLLVPWVVSNYPAKVEIDTLQLPANVTTPQVESRVAVKEGSGTIVTFPVHAVRSANIKLRNTDGNSLTIGTWITNEVSGDTTISGYDGLVYFTNLGTSNRLRFKQEDGRLCRVEFSLPESQTMMATIGPLTCQTDSKG comes from the coding sequence ATGAAGAGTAAAACAGGTATGTTCCCCCTGCTCATCTATGCCCCGTTTACGCTGTTTTATTCTGCGACGATTCTCGCGGAAGACTATACCGATCTTCCCCCGCCCCCCAGCGCCATGCCCTCACTCAGCGAATCCGTTTACTATTTAACGATTTCCGTCAACGGGCAGAGCGATAATCTGGTCGTGCCTGTCACGTATCGTGAGGGAAACTATTATGTGGATGCAGCAACACTGCGTTCGAATCATGTCCGTCTATCGGAGCAAAGCGTGGGGCTGGTGAATGTCAGCGCCCTGCCAGAAGTCACCGCCGATTACGATCAGGCCATACAGCAGCTAAAAATCACCGTGCCTACACTCTGGCTACCCGAGCAATCTGTTGAAGGCGGCGGGCAGGACATGATGCGCTTTCCCGCCCGCAGCAGCCCTGGGTTATTGTTCAACTATAACCTTTATTACACCTCACCCCGCGGCAATTCAGACTCACTCAACAGTTGGATGGAACAGCGTTTTTTTAGCCCTTACGGTACCTTATCCAATACGGGGGTCTACTATTTCACCTCGGGCAGCGATACCGCACAGCAAGATGGCTATCAGCGTTTCGATACCTATTGGCGCTATAACGATAACGAACGCATGCTCACCTATCAGGTTGGTGACCTGATTAGCAACTCGCTGACGTGGAGCAACTCGGTGCGTATGGGCGGTCTGCGCGTCGCCCGCAATTTCGGCCTTCGCCCGGATATCGTCACCTATCCGATGTTGCAATATACCGGTACGGCCGCCGTGCCCAGCACGCTTGATCTGTTTATCAACGGGTATAAAGCAAACAGCACCAGCCTGAATGCTGGCCCCTTCACCCTCACGAATACGCCTTACCTGAACGGCGCAGGGGAAGCCACCGTCATTACCACTGACGCTCAGGGGCGGCAGATTTCTACCACGATCCCGTTTTACGTCTCCAACGCATTGTTAAGAGAGGGGTTAAGCGATTTCGATCTGTCCGTTGGCGTGTTACGTCAGGACTATGGCATAAAGAATAATGCCTACACTGACGATCCTGCTGTCAGCGGCATCTATCGCTATGGGTTGACCAATAAGCTGACCGTGTCAGTGCATGGCGAAGCCGTACAGGATCTCTATCTGCTCGGTGCAGGAGCCGATTTTACCCTTGGCCGCTGGGGCACCCTGAGTTCGTCCTACAGTCAGAGCGAAAAGGAAGCCACCGGACACCAGTACACCACGGGCTACTCTTACTACGCTTCCGCGTTTGGCCTGAATGTTCAACATGCCAAACGCAGTGAGGAATACCGCGATTTAACGGCCGTACTCGCAGAAGGCCGCCTCAGCCGAGAAAGCTATCAGGCAACGCTCAGCAGCCAGCTGTTCGGCGAAGGCAACGGTTCATTCGGCGTGGGTTATTTCGATATCCGCGCGTACGATTCCACCCGTACTCGCCTGCTGAACTTCTCTTTCAGCCGTCAGGTCTGGCAAGACAGCTCTATTTATCTCGCCTTTAACAAAGCGCTGGGAGAAAACGGCTACAGCGCCCAGATCCAGTTCGTGATGCCTTTTGGTACAAACGGCAGCATCAATGCCGGCGTTCAGCGCGACAACAATGGCGATTATTCACCGCGTGTCGGGGTGAACCGTACCGCCCCGACAGAAGGTGGATTAGGCTGGAATGCGGCCTATGGCGCGGGGGAAAATCCTTATCACCAAGGCTCGCTGAACTGGCGCGGCCCTTATGCCATGGTTGCTGGTGGTACGTATGGCAATGAAGGAAACACCACGCAATGGGGTGAACTGAGTGGCTCGCTGATCTACATGAACGGGGGGCTTTTCGCCAGTAACCGTATCAACGATGCTTTTATTGTGGTCGATACCGAGGGATACCCTGACGTCCCGGTAAAATATGAAAACCAGTTAGTAGGAAAAACCAACAAACGCGGTCATTTGCTTGTGCCGTGGGTCGTGTCCAATTACCCCGCGAAAGTGGAAATCGACACACTACAACTGCCAGCCAACGTCACCACGCCACAGGTGGAATCGCGCGTGGCGGTCAAAGAAGGCAGCGGCACCATCGTTACGTTCCCCGTTCATGCTGTGCGATCCGCCAACATTAAGCTACGCAATACGGATGGCAACTCACTCACCATCGGCACTTGGATAACAAACGAGGTCAGCGGGGACACCACCATCAGCGGCTACGATGGCCTGGTCTATTTCACCAATCTGGGAACCTCGAACCGCTTACGCTTTAAACAAGAAGACGGGCGGCTTTGCCGAGTGGAATTTTCACTGCCGGAATCACAAACCATGATGGCGACCATCGGCCCGCTTACCTGCCAGACTGACTCAAAAGGATAA
- the fadI gene encoding acetyl-CoA C-acyltransferase FadI, whose translation MSEVLPLITRRGDRIAFVSGLRTPFARQATAYHGVPAIELGKLVTSELLVRTGIDPELIELLVFGQVVQMPEAPNIAREIVLGTGMSVHTDAYSVSRACATSFQAVANVAESIMAGTVEVGIAGGADSSSVLPIGVSKALARTLVDMNKARTLGQKLKLLSGLRPKDLLPVAPAVAEYSTGLRMGDTAEQMAKTYGITREEQDELAHRSHKLAAQAWESGVLRDEVMTAYVPPYDKALSEDNNVRHDSALDQYSRLRPAFDRRHGTVTAANSTPLTDGAAAVLMMSESKAKSLGLTPLGYLRSYAFSAIGVQRDMLLGPAYASPLALARAGVTLADLTLIDMHEAFAAQTLANLKLFASDEFARNQLGRNAALGEVDRDKFNVLGGSIAYGHPFAATGARMITQTLNELRRRGGGLGLTTACAAGGLGAAMVLEVTP comes from the coding sequence ATGAGCGAGGTATTACCTCTGATAACCCGCCGTGGCGATCGCATTGCGTTCGTGAGCGGATTACGCACCCCATTTGCCCGGCAGGCAACAGCCTATCATGGTGTACCAGCTATCGAATTAGGAAAGCTCGTCACCAGCGAATTACTGGTTCGCACGGGGATCGATCCTGAATTGATCGAGCTATTGGTGTTCGGACAGGTGGTTCAAATGCCTGAAGCGCCGAATATTGCCAGAGAGATCGTGCTCGGTACGGGCATGAGTGTGCATACCGATGCCTACAGCGTGTCGCGCGCCTGTGCTACCAGCTTTCAGGCGGTCGCCAATGTGGCGGAAAGCATCATGGCAGGCACGGTGGAAGTCGGCATTGCTGGCGGGGCAGATTCCTCTTCTGTGCTGCCGATTGGTGTCAGTAAAGCCCTGGCCAGAACGCTGGTGGATATGAACAAGGCTCGGACGCTGGGCCAGAAATTGAAACTGTTAAGCGGCCTGCGCCCGAAAGATCTGCTGCCGGTTGCGCCCGCCGTGGCGGAGTATTCCACCGGGCTGCGCATGGGCGATACCGCCGAGCAAATGGCAAAAACCTACGGCATCACGCGTGAAGAGCAGGATGAACTGGCGCACCGCTCGCACAAGCTGGCGGCTCAGGCCTGGGAATCCGGCGTGCTGCGCGATGAAGTCATGACGGCTTACGTCCCACCTTATGACAAGGCGCTGAGTGAAGATAACAACGTGCGCCATGATTCCGCACTGGATCAGTATTCCCGCTTACGCCCGGCGTTCGATCGCCGACACGGTACGGTCACGGCGGCGAACAGTACGCCGTTAACGGATGGCGCGGCGGCGGTGCTGATGATGAGTGAATCCAAGGCCAAAAGTCTGGGGCTCACGCCGCTAGGCTATCTGCGCAGCTATGCATTCAGCGCCATCGGCGTGCAGCGTGATATGTTGTTGGGGCCGGCTTATGCCTCCCCGCTGGCGTTGGCAAGGGCCGGTGTGACGCTGGCCGATCTCACACTCATTGATATGCACGAAGCCTTTGCAGCCCAGACGTTGGCAAATCTCAAACTGTTTGCCAGCGATGAGTTCGCTCGGAATCAATTAGGCAGAAACGCCGCGCTGGGCGAAGTGGATCGCGACAAATTTAATGTGCTGGGGGGATCCATTGCCTATGGGCACCCCTTTGCCGCCACCGGGGCGAGGATGATTACCCAAACGCTGAATGAACTGCGTCGTCGCGGCGGCGGGCTGGGATTAACCACCGCTTGTGCGGCTGGCGGGCTGGGTGCGGCAATGGTACTGGAGGTGACGCCATGA
- the mlaA gene encoding phospholipid-binding lipoprotein MlaA has translation MNYRLSGVVFASVLLIGCASSGDRAQEGRSDPLEGFNRTMFSFNYDVLDPYLVRPAAVAWRDYVPTPARNGLGNFFSNLEEPATMVNYFVEGKPYKAMIHFNRFFLNTLLGMGGLIDVASMANPKLAKEESRRFGSTLGHYDVGYGPYLVVPGYGSVTPREDGGGVVDTLYPMLSYLTFWMSAGKWAIEGLETRAQLLDSDGLLSNSSDPYLMVREAYFQRHDFLASDGKLTPQTNPNAAAIEDSLDEIDSAK, from the coding sequence ATGAATTACCGCCTGAGTGGGGTGGTGTTTGCCAGCGTGTTACTGATCGGCTGCGCCAGTTCCGGGGATCGAGCTCAAGAAGGACGTTCTGATCCGCTTGAAGGCTTTAACCGTACCATGTTCAGTTTTAACTATGACGTTCTGGATCCTTATCTGGTGCGTCCTGCTGCTGTGGCCTGGCGCGATTATGTGCCGACGCCCGCGCGTAACGGACTGGGGAACTTCTTCAGTAACCTGGAAGAACCTGCAACGATGGTGAACTACTTCGTTGAAGGCAAGCCGTATAAAGCGATGATTCACTTTAACCGTTTCTTCCTGAATACCTTGCTCGGGATGGGCGGCCTGATTGACGTGGCCTCAATGGCGAACCCGAAACTGGCGAAAGAAGAGTCTCGCCGCTTTGGTAGCACATTAGGCCATTATGACGTGGGCTACGGGCCTTATCTGGTCGTTCCTGGCTACGGTAGCGTGACACCTCGTGAAGACGGCGGTGGCGTAGTGGATACGCTGTATCCGATGCTGAGCTATCTGACGTTCTGGATGTCCGCGGGTAAATGGGCTATCGAAGGGCTGGAAACACGAGCACAGCTGTTGGATTCTGACGGGCTGCTGAGTAACTCTTCCGATCCTTATCTGATGGTGCGTGAAGCCTATTTCCAACGGCATGATTTCCTTGCCAGTGATGGAAAACTCACCCCGCAGACGAACCCAAATGCGGCAGCGATTGAAGACTCGCTCGACGAGATCGATTCAGCGAAATAG
- the fadL gene encoding long-chain fatty acid transporter FadL, giving the protein MNQKNLFKQSTIAVAVALFSANVSAAGFQLNEYSSSGLGRAFSGEGAVADNATSGSRNPATMTMFDRPSFSGGVTYINPDIDVQGKNSLTGQDTSAKNIAPHAWVPNLHFIMPLNEQWAIGASATTNYGLATKFNDNYAAGSIGGETDLLTSNLNLSAAYRLNQHFSFGLGVNAVYADAKFIRRAGELANVPAGAGGAQGAVAGPSSEMARLEGKEWGYGWNAGILYEVDENNRLGLTYRSKVDIDFNGDYSNQRTAGPGALNGATVPGQLTLNLPEMWEASAYHRVAPKWAVHYSLTYTSWSHFQELKATGNGGNTLFQKEEGFRDAYRIALGTTYYHDDNWTFRSGIAFDDSPVPADRRSISIPDQDRFWLSAGTTYAFNKDASVDVGVSYMHGKQVDISEPISDRAGSPSYNFSSKGKAWLYGVNFNYAF; this is encoded by the coding sequence ATGAACCAGAAAAACCTGTTCAAACAATCCACAATTGCTGTTGCGGTGGCCCTGTTTTCAGCAAATGTGTCCGCGGCTGGTTTCCAGCTAAATGAATACTCATCATCTGGTCTGGGACGCGCGTTTTCTGGTGAAGGTGCCGTAGCCGATAATGCGACCTCCGGTAGCCGTAACCCGGCGACCATGACCATGTTTGACCGCCCGTCCTTCTCCGGTGGTGTCACCTATATCAACCCAGATATCGATGTTCAGGGGAAAAACTCCCTGACCGGGCAAGATACCAGCGCTAAAAACATCGCACCACATGCTTGGGTACCTAACCTGCATTTCATCATGCCGCTGAATGAACAGTGGGCGATTGGTGCTTCCGCCACCACTAACTATGGTCTGGCGACTAAATTTAATGATAACTATGCAGCAGGTTCTATCGGCGGAGAAACCGACCTGTTGACGTCAAACCTGAACCTGAGCGCCGCGTATCGCCTGAACCAACATTTCAGTTTTGGTTTAGGGGTTAACGCGGTTTATGCCGATGCCAAATTTATCCGACGCGCGGGTGAACTGGCTAATGTTCCTGCCGGTGCGGGTGGCGCTCAGGGTGCAGTTGCTGGCCCGTCTTCAGAGATGGCTCGTCTAGAAGGTAAAGAATGGGGATACGGCTGGAACGCCGGTATTCTGTATGAAGTGGATGAAAATAATCGGCTCGGCCTGACCTATCGTTCCAAAGTCGATATCGATTTCAATGGCGATTACAGTAACCAACGCACCGCTGGACCTGGTGCCCTCAATGGCGCAACAGTGCCGGGTCAGTTAACACTCAATCTGCCAGAAATGTGGGAAGCATCTGCCTACCACCGTGTAGCGCCGAAATGGGCAGTTCACTACAGCCTGACCTACACCAGTTGGAGCCATTTCCAGGAACTGAAAGCGACAGGTAACGGTGGCAACACGCTGTTCCAGAAAGAGGAAGGCTTCCGTGATGCCTACCGTATCGCACTCGGCACCACCTACTATCATGACGATAACTGGACGTTCCGTAGCGGTATCGCGTTTGATGACAGCCCGGTACCAGCCGACAGACGTTCTATCTCTATCCCCGATCAGGACCGTTTCTGGTTGAGCGCAGGCACCACCTACGCCTTCAATAAAGACGCGTCTGTGGATGTTGGCGTGTCTTACATGCATGGTAAGCAAGTTGATATCAGCGAACCGATCTCTGATAGAGCAGGTTCTCCAAGTTACAACTTCAGCTCCAAAGGTAAAGCCTGGCTGTACGGCGTGAACTTTAACTATGCGTTCTAA
- a CDS encoding YfcZ/YiiS family protein, with amino-acid sequence MTNVINKCSAEETAACCCVDVGTIMDNTDCTASYSNVFGDRAEAEATLAALTEKARAVESEPCEITSTLEDVDGGVKLDIDFTFSCQAETMIFQLGLR; translated from the coding sequence ATGACGAACGTAATCAACAAATGCAGTGCTGAAGAAACCGCAGCCTGCTGCTGTGTCGATGTCGGCACAATCATGGATAACACGGATTGCACGGCGTCTTACAGTAACGTTTTCGGCGATCGTGCTGAGGCGGAAGCGACTCTCGCCGCCCTGACGGAAAAAGCGCGTGCGGTAGAATCCGAACCTTGCGAAATCACCAGCACGCTGGAAGACGTAGACGGCGGCGTTAAACTGGACATTGATTTCACGTTCAGCTGCCAGGCTGAAACGATGATTTTCCAGCTCGGCCTGCGTTAA
- a CDS encoding fimbrial biogenesis chaperone produces MTFFIRAMFFLLSGFSAFCFAASSILVWPIYQVIESDENSSALWLENKGTAPVGLQIRIVSWKQIDFQDRYAEQSNVIATPPFMTLEPGKRNMIRLIRVNPAPANTEQAYRIIVDEISAPYQQDAPQMGLQFQMRYLLPLFLDGAGIWTHSRPDKRRATAEPTLPVLSWRVSAVGGKNYLYVRNRGVVHARLSNVYWSADQSGKGSRIKVTDGFLGYVLPGQEMRWPLPAGVSTPGAAMQLFTSLIDITDPILIKRE; encoded by the coding sequence ATGACGTTTTTTATTCGGGCAATGTTTTTTTTATTAAGCGGTTTCAGCGCATTTTGCTTTGCCGCCAGTTCTATTCTCGTTTGGCCGATTTATCAGGTCATTGAGTCCGATGAGAACAGCTCAGCGCTCTGGTTGGAAAATAAAGGCACTGCGCCCGTTGGCTTACAAATTCGTATTGTGTCCTGGAAGCAAATAGATTTTCAGGATCGTTATGCCGAGCAAAGTAACGTGATTGCCACACCGCCGTTCATGACGCTGGAGCCGGGCAAGCGCAATATGATACGCCTGATTCGCGTCAACCCTGCCCCCGCCAATACCGAACAGGCTTACCGCATCATCGTTGATGAAATCTCCGCGCCCTACCAACAAGATGCACCACAGATGGGGCTGCAATTCCAGATGCGCTATCTGCTGCCGCTGTTTCTTGATGGTGCAGGCATTTGGACACATAGTCGCCCGGACAAACGACGCGCCACCGCCGAGCCTACGCTGCCCGTGCTCAGTTGGCGAGTTAGCGCAGTTGGGGGGAAAAACTATCTTTATGTCCGCAATCGTGGCGTCGTCCATGCCCGCTTAAGCAACGTTTATTGGTCAGCCGACCAAAGCGGGAAAGGAAGCCGGATAAAGGTAACCGACGGCTTTTTAGGCTATGTGCTACCGGGACAAGAGATGCGCTGGCCGCTGCCTGCGGGCGTATCCACACCGGGTGCAGCAATGCAGCTCTTCACCAGCCTGATCGATATCACCGACCCCATTTTGATAAAACGCGAATGA